Proteins encoded in a region of the Armatimonadota bacterium genome:
- the rimI gene encoding ribosomal protein S18-alanine N-acetyltransferase, whose amino-acid sequence MRGVRFAPLEEAHLSEIMEIERASHGAPWSEQSFRNELGQVQSVFLVAVLEGKVAGYAGAWILADEAHVTTIAVHPDKRRQGLGRHLMEELLDRSKDAGAVCSTLEVRAGNTAALHLYEELGYVRAGVRKRYYPDNREDAVVMWLHDMPE is encoded by the coding sequence ATGAGGGGCGTCAGGTTCGCCCCTCTCGAGGAGGCGCACCTTTCCGAGATCATGGAGATCGAACGGGCTTCGCACGGGGCCCCCTGGTCCGAACAGTCGTTCCGGAACGAACTCGGCCAGGTGCAAAGCGTGTTCCTCGTCGCAGTGCTCGAGGGGAAGGTCGCGGGTTACGCAGGTGCGTGGATCCTGGCCGACGAGGCCCACGTGACGACCATCGCGGTCCATCCGGACAAACGCCGTCAGGGGCTTGGACGTCACTTGATGGAGGAACTTCTGGACCGTTCTAAGGACGCGGGTGCCGTCTGCTCCACCCTCGAAGTCCGGGCAGGGAACACCGCCGCCCTACACCTCTATGAAGAGCTAGGCTACGTCCGCGCCGGCGTCCGCAAGCGGTACTACCCGGACAACCGCGAAGATGCGGTCGTCATGTGGCTGCACGACATGCCGGAGTGA
- a CDS encoding ABC transporter ATP-binding protein: MLQISGLDVYYGAIQALCDVSLDVNQGEVVAIIGSNGAGKSTLLRTISGLVRPRTGSITFEGQEIDNAAPDKIVRMGISQSPEGRKIFTNMSVQENLQLGAFTRKDNEVQADMEKVMDKFPRVRERLKQSAGTMSGGEQQMLAICRAMMSRPRLLLLDEPSMGLAPNLVTEIFKTIGELNRDGVTILLVEQNAHRALEIAHRAYVLETGHIVLQGTGRDLLTDPKVKEAYLGG; encoded by the coding sequence ATGCTTCAGATTTCCGGCCTTGACGTCTATTACGGCGCCATCCAAGCCCTTTGCGACGTCAGTCTGGACGTGAACCAAGGCGAGGTCGTCGCCATCATCGGTTCGAACGGGGCGGGCAAAAGCACTCTCTTGCGGACGATCTCGGGCCTGGTCCGACCCCGGACCGGATCGATCACGTTCGAAGGTCAGGAGATCGACAACGCCGCACCGGACAAGATCGTCCGGATGGGGATCAGCCAGTCGCCGGAAGGGCGCAAGATCTTCACCAACATGTCCGTCCAGGAGAACCTGCAGCTCGGGGCGTTCACACGGAAGGACAACGAAGTCCAGGCCGATATGGAAAAGGTCATGGACAAGTTCCCCCGCGTGCGGGAGCGTCTGAAGCAGAGTGCGGGCACGATGTCAGGCGGCGAACAACAGATGTTGGCGATCTGTCGGGCGATGATGTCCCGGCCCCGGCTCCTCCTCCTTGACGAACCGAGCATGGGGCTTGCACCGAACCTGGTCACCGAAATCTTCAAGACCATCGGCGAGCTGAACCGCGACGGAGTGACGATCCTTCTGGTCGAGCAGAACGCGCACCGGGCCCTCGAGATCGCGCACCGCGCCTATGTCTTGGAGACGGGCCATATCGTGCTCCAAGGAACGGGCCGCGACTTGTTGACCGATCCTAAGGTGAAAGAGGCGTACCTGGGAGGATGA